The following are encoded together in the Bos indicus isolate NIAB-ARS_2022 breed Sahiwal x Tharparkar chromosome 29, NIAB-ARS_B.indTharparkar_mat_pri_1.0, whole genome shotgun sequence genome:
- the TMEM216 gene encoding transmembrane protein 216 isoform X3, which yields MAPRGKRLSSTPLEILFFLNGWYYATYFLLELFIFLYKGLLLPYPTANLVLDVVMLFLYLGVEVIRLFFGTKGNLCQRKMPLGISVALTFPSTMMASYYLLLQTYVLRLEAIMNSILLFFCGSELLLEVLTLTAFSSMDRM from the exons ATGGCGCCGCGAG GTAAACGGTTGTCCTCCACCCCGCTGGAAATTCTGTTCTTTCTGAATGGGTGGTATTATGCTACCTATTTCCTGCTGGAACTCTTCATATTTCTGTATAAAG GTCTCCTGCTCCCATACCCAACAGCCAATCTAGTTCTGGATGTGGTGATGCTCTTCCTGTATCTCGGAGTTGAAGTAATTCGACTATTTTTTG GTACAAAGGGAAACCTCTGCCAGAGAAAGATGCCACTTGGTATTAGTGTGGCCTTGACCTTTCCGTCCACCATGATGGCCTCCTATTACCTGCTGCTGCAGACCTACGTGCTCCGCCTGGAAGCCATCATGAACAGCATCTTGCTCTTCTTCTGCGGCTCAGAGCTCCTGCTTGAGGTGCTCACCCTGACCGCTTTCTCCAG TATGGACAGGATGTGA
- the TMEM216 gene encoding transmembrane protein 216 isoform X1: MAPRGKRLSSTPLEILFFLNGWYYATYFLLELFIFLYKGLLLPYPTANLVLDVVMLFLYLGVEVIRLFFGTKGNLCQRKMPLGISVALTFPSTMMASYYLLLQTYVLRLEAIMNSILLFFCGSELLLEVLTLTAFSRFSSLIFVARASCVDLAGSLGFQKDLSHTLPMCAVPYMSCKSTRCLRRVCFQSDAKAAHAIPQKLSSRTF, from the exons ATGGCGCCGCGAG GTAAACGGTTGTCCTCCACCCCGCTGGAAATTCTGTTCTTTCTGAATGGGTGGTATTATGCTACCTATTTCCTGCTGGAACTCTTCATATTTCTGTATAAAG GTCTCCTGCTCCCATACCCAACAGCCAATCTAGTTCTGGATGTGGTGATGCTCTTCCTGTATCTCGGAGTTGAAGTAATTCGACTATTTTTTG GTACAAAGGGAAACCTCTGCCAGAGAAAGATGCCACTTGGTATTAGTGTGGCCTTGACCTTTCCGTCCACCATGATGGCCTCCTATTACCTGCTGCTGCAGACCTACGTGCTCCGCCTGGAAGCCATCATGAACAGCATCTTGCTCTTCTTCTGCGGCTCAGAGCTCCTGCTTGAGGTGCTCACCCTGACCGCTTTCTCCAG GTTTTCCTCTTTGATCTTCGTGGCCAGAGCATCTTGTGTGGACCTTGCAGGCTCCCTGGGCTTCCAGAAGGACCTGAGCCACACTCTCCCAATGTGTGCTGTGCCCTACATGTCCTGCAAGAGCACACGGTGCCTCAGGAGGGTGTGCTTCCAGAGTGATGCAAAAGCCGCTCATGCTATTCCTCAGAAACTGAGCTCCAGAACTTTTTAA
- the TMEM216 gene encoding transmembrane protein 216 isoform X2 produces MAPRGKRLSSTPLEILFFLNGWYYATYFLLELFIFLYKGLLLPYPTANLVLDVVMLFLYLGVEVIRLFFGTKGNLCQRKMPLGISVALTFPSTMMASYYLLLQTYVLRLEAIMNSILLFFCGSELLLEVLTLTAFSSLLSAWLI; encoded by the exons ATGGCGCCGCGAG GTAAACGGTTGTCCTCCACCCCGCTGGAAATTCTGTTCTTTCTGAATGGGTGGTATTATGCTACCTATTTCCTGCTGGAACTCTTCATATTTCTGTATAAAG GTCTCCTGCTCCCATACCCAACAGCCAATCTAGTTCTGGATGTGGTGATGCTCTTCCTGTATCTCGGAGTTGAAGTAATTCGACTATTTTTTG GTACAAAGGGAAACCTCTGCCAGAGAAAGATGCCACTTGGTATTAGTGTGGCCTTGACCTTTCCGTCCACCATGATGGCCTCCTATTACCTGCTGCTGCAGACCTACGTGCTCCGCCTGGAAGCCATCATGAACAGCATCTTGCTCTTCTTCTGCGGCTCAGAGCTCCTGCTTGAGGTGCTCACCCTGACCGCTTTCTCCAG TCTACTCTCAGCCTGGCTGATATGA